A stretch of the Pirellulales bacterium genome encodes the following:
- a CDS encoding endo-1,4-beta-xylanase produces MGAILLAAVAVMAAEPASRPSSSPNSAPAVDQHGPNIKDTYRNHFLIGMAGDLPGNYSDLEKGLAKENFGIVTPENCMKPAVVHPSENSWRFERPDALVKWCADNRMAVHGHTLVWHAQTSDWFFRNGDEATVTQRLKDHINTLVGRYKGKILSWDVVNEAINDGGNEETGQTENLRDSRWMQTIGPEFLTLAFKFAHEADPDAKLYYNDYGIEADPKHASSMVLLKRLIKDGAPIQGVGIQGHWSTTGVPYAALDSAISDYASLGLKVSITELDVTIRGASGGQFGPGPGWRGGGFGGRSVAPASTKALKAQADAYARLFAILIKHKDAVERVTFWGLSDRRTWRFRQNPLIFDSNNQRKLAYVAIVDALLHPNPDLVAPQ; encoded by the coding sequence GTGGGAGCCATTCTTCTGGCCGCCGTAGCGGTCATGGCCGCAGAGCCCGCATCCCGGCCCTCCAGCTCACCGAACTCGGCGCCGGCGGTGGACCAGCATGGCCCGAATATCAAGGACACGTACAGGAATCACTTTCTGATCGGTATGGCGGGCGATCTACCTGGCAACTACTCGGATCTGGAAAAAGGCCTCGCCAAAGAGAACTTTGGCATCGTAACGCCGGAAAACTGCATGAAGCCCGCCGTGGTTCATCCGAGCGAGAACTCCTGGAGATTTGAGCGACCCGATGCCCTGGTGAAATGGTGCGCAGACAACCGCATGGCCGTCCATGGCCACACCCTAGTGTGGCATGCCCAGACGAGCGACTGGTTCTTCCGTAACGGCGACGAGGCGACGGTCACGCAGCGCCTGAAAGACCATATCAACACGCTGGTGGGCCGCTACAAAGGCAAGATTCTGAGTTGGGATGTCGTCAACGAAGCCATCAATGACGGTGGCAATGAAGAAACGGGCCAAACCGAGAACCTTCGCGATTCCCGATGGATGCAGACCATCGGACCGGAGTTCCTGACGCTGGCGTTCAAATTCGCCCACGAAGCCGACCCTGACGCCAAGCTATACTACAACGACTACGGCATCGAGGCCGATCCCAAGCACGCAAGTTCGATGGTGCTGCTTAAGCGCCTGATCAAGGACGGCGCGCCGATCCAGGGCGTGGGGATCCAAGGCCACTGGAGTACCACGGGTGTGCCCTATGCCGCGCTCGACAGCGCCATCTCCGACTATGCCTCGCTGGGGCTGAAAGTCAGCATCACCGAGCTGGACGTGACGATTCGCGGCGCCTCGGGGGGCCAGTTCGGCCCCGGTCCCGGCTGGCGCGGCGGTGGGTTTGGCGGCCGCAGTGTGGCGCCGGCTTCTACGAAAGCGCTCAAGGCCCAAGCGGATGCTTATGCGCGGCTGTTCGCAATCTTAATCAAGCACAAGGATGCGGTGGAACGCGTGACGTTTTGGGGCCTCAGTGACCGCCGCACCTGGCGCTTCCGGCAGAATCCGTTGATCTTCGACTCCAACAACCAGCGGAAGCTGGCCTATGTGGCAATCGTCGATGCGCTGTTGCATCCGAATCCCGATTTGGTTGCGCCGCAGTGA
- a CDS encoding glycoside hydrolase 43 family protein: MITITSILNCTPPIALAALLAVLPVRADTARNPIIFADVPDMAIIRVGDSYFMSSTTMHLSPGLPIMKSTDLVNWRFVSYAYDTLDDVDELNLSNGKNAYGRGSWASSLRYHDGTFYVTTFSGTTGKTYVYTTKDIEKGTWKASSFKPGLHDHSLFFDDDRRVYMIHGSGEIKLIELAADASALKPGGVNQVIIPDASSVAGPNVGLKAEGSQIHKINGKYYLFNITWPKGGMRTVIVHRADKITGPYEGRVALQDKGVAQGGLIDTPQGDWYAYLFQDHGAVGRIPFLVPVKWEDGWPVLGVDGKVPDRLNLSGSTGCIPGIAASDEFDRRPGEPALPLVWQWNHNPDNRLWSLTQRPGFLRLTTGRVDADFLLARNTLTQRTFGPKSSATTAMDLTNMRDGDFAGLALLQKRYGLVGVKVDGNARSVVMLSAASGSPVEVQSVLLAQKIVYLKADCDFSGRADKARFFYSLDGKTWTAIGGSLKMTYTLPHFMGYRFGLFNFATRTAGGFVDFDFFRVSDGITAVE; the protein is encoded by the coding sequence ATGATCACAATCACATCAATTCTCAACTGCACCCCGCCAATCGCCTTGGCGGCCCTGCTCGCCGTCCTGCCCGTTCGGGCCGACACCGCCCGGAATCCGATCATTTTCGCCGACGTTCCGGACATGGCGATCATTCGCGTGGGCGACAGCTACTTTATGAGCAGCACCACGATGCACCTCAGCCCGGGGCTGCCGATCATGAAGTCCACGGACCTCGTGAATTGGCGGTTCGTGAGCTACGCCTACGACACGCTTGATGACGTTGACGAACTCAACCTCAGCAACGGGAAGAACGCCTACGGGAGGGGCTCGTGGGCCAGCAGCCTGCGTTATCACGACGGCACGTTCTACGTCACGACGTTTTCCGGCACGACGGGGAAGACGTATGTCTATACGACGAAGGACATCGAGAAAGGCACGTGGAAGGCCTCGTCGTTCAAGCCCGGGCTGCACGACCACTCGCTTTTCTTCGACGATGACCGGCGAGTCTATATGATCCACGGCAGCGGCGAGATCAAGCTCATCGAGCTTGCCGCCGACGCCTCGGCGCTCAAGCCCGGCGGGGTCAACCAGGTGATCATTCCTGACGCCAGCTCCGTGGCGGGTCCCAACGTCGGCCTGAAAGCGGAGGGATCCCAGATCCACAAGATTAACGGCAAATACTACTTATTCAACATCACCTGGCCGAAGGGCGGCATGCGCACCGTGATTGTCCACCGGGCGGACAAGATCACGGGTCCGTATGAGGGCCGAGTCGCCTTGCAGGATAAGGGCGTGGCCCAGGGCGGCCTCATCGACACGCCGCAGGGCGATTGGTATGCCTACTTGTTTCAGGACCACGGCGCGGTTGGCCGCATCCCATTTCTCGTTCCGGTCAAGTGGGAGGATGGCTGGCCGGTGCTGGGCGTGGACGGCAAGGTGCCCGACAGACTGAATCTTTCCGGCAGCACGGGCTGCATCCCGGGCATCGCGGCTTCCGACGAGTTTGACCGCCGCCCCGGCGAGCCCGCGCTCCCGCTGGTCTGGCAGTGGAATCACAATCCCGACAACAGACTCTGGTCACTTACCCAGCGACCAGGCTTTTTGCGGCTCACTACCGGGCGTGTCGATGCCGACTTCCTTTTGGCTCGAAACACCCTGACGCAGCGGACCTTCGGCCCGAAGAGTTCGGCCACGACGGCCATGGATTTGACCAATATGCGGGACGGCGATTTTGCCGGTCTCGCCCTGTTGCAGAAAAGGTACGGCCTAGTCGGCGTCAAAGTCGATGGGAACGCCAGGTCCGTCGTGATGCTAAGCGCCGCGTCCGGCTCGCCGGTCGAGGTGCAGAGTGTTCTACTCGCCCAGAAGATCGTCTATCTGAAGGCCGACTGCGATTTCAGTGGCCGTGCCGACAAGGCGCGATTCTTCTACAGCCTCGACGGCAAGACGTGGACTGCGATCGGCGGATCCCTGAAGATGACCTATACGCTTCCGCACTTCATGGGCTATCGTTTCGGTCTGTTCAATTTCGCAACCAGGACCGCAGGCGGATTTGTGGACTTCGACTTCTTCCGCGTGAGCGACGGGATCACCGCTGTCGAGTAA